From Vibrio aerogenes, a single genomic window includes:
- a CDS encoding endonuclease/exonuclease/phosphatase family protein, producing MASFRFKKSRLISIILALVLVGGVILDYMFDLPATPEVVLLKRSSDIGALPDMIVSRTCSQLTDGSSPVDDHGNLNVLVWNIYKENRSDWSQALQQFSQDRQLVLLQESNLSSGFQLWLKENPRWQAVQAHAFSVLDQGMGVMNLSEYLPLSSCAYLEMEPWIRLPKSALISYYPLSDQQTLAVVNIHAVNFTLGIKAFRDQLGELTAKIRSHVGPVIFAGDFNSWSEERMSYLHQTMSELSMTEVDYPSPDHRKQYDGYPLDHLFYRGLILNQAGVAETSASDHNPIQASFSLISAQ from the coding sequence ATGGCGTCATTTCGTTTTAAAAAAAGCAGGCTTATCTCTATTATTTTGGCGTTAGTTTTGGTTGGTGGTGTCATTCTTGATTATATGTTTGATCTGCCCGCCACCCCGGAAGTTGTCTTGTTAAAAAGATCTTCAGACATTGGCGCACTGCCGGATATGATTGTTTCCCGCACATGTAGTCAGTTAACTGATGGCTCTTCTCCTGTTGATGATCATGGGAATCTGAACGTTCTTGTCTGGAACATCTATAAAGAAAACCGCTCTGACTGGTCTCAGGCTTTACAACAGTTCAGTCAGGACAGACAACTGGTGTTATTACAGGAGTCAAATTTGTCATCCGGGTTTCAATTGTGGCTGAAAGAAAACCCCAGATGGCAGGCTGTTCAGGCACACGCATTTTCTGTACTGGATCAGGGAATGGGGGTGATGAACCTGTCAGAATATTTACCTCTTTCATCCTGTGCATATCTGGAGATGGAACCCTGGATTCGATTGCCGAAGTCTGCTTTGATCTCCTATTATCCGTTGTCGGATCAACAAACACTGGCCGTGGTGAATATTCACGCAGTTAACTTTACTCTGGGCATCAAAGCATTCCGGGATCAGCTCGGTGAACTGACTGCAAAGATTCGGTCACACGTTGGTCCTGTGATATTTGCCGGAGATTTTAATAGCTGGAGTGAAGAGCGAATGAGTTATCTGCATCAAACGATGTCTGAACTTTCTATGACAGAAGTAGATTACCCATCGCCAGACCACCGTAAACAGTATGATGGATACCCACTCGATCACTTGTTTTACCGTGGTTTGATTTTGAATCAGGCAGGTGTAGCAGAAACTTCTGCTTCTGACCACAACCCGATTCAGGCATCTTTTTCATTGATATCTGCACAATAG
- the glnB gene encoding nitrogen regulatory protein P-II has product MKKIEAIIKPFKLDDVREALADVGITGMTVSEVKGFGRQKGHTELYRGAEYMVDFLPKVKLEIVVSSDVVEQCVDAIIETAQTGKIGDGKIFITDVERVVRIRTGEEDDDAI; this is encoded by the coding sequence ATGAAAAAAATAGAAGCGATTATTAAACCGTTTAAGCTTGATGATGTTCGTGAAGCACTTGCCGATGTTGGGATCACCGGTATGACTGTTTCTGAAGTCAAGGGATTCGGGCGTCAGAAAGGGCATACTGAGCTTTATCGGGGAGCTGAGTATATGGTTGATTTTCTCCCGAAAGTGAAGCTTGAGATTGTGGTTTCCAGTGATGTTGTTGAGCAATGTGTGGATGCAATCATCGAAACAGCTCAAACCGGTAAAATTGGTGATGGAAAGATATTTATTACCGATGTGGAACGTGTGGTAAGAATCCGGACCGGCGAAGAAGACGACGATGCAATCTAG
- the tilS gene encoding tRNA lysidine(34) synthetase TilS → MTSVEQHFYRVLMHHSQAQSRFILAFSGGIDSRVMLHLLSGFIRETGREVLAVHINHGLSPDADLWAERCRQWCQDEDIAFQLHPVSLDKKSKGGLESIARQARYEALQHYVGANDLLLTGQHSHDQLETFLLALKRGSGPKGLSSMGEVSGFGAGKLVRPLLKISRTEIESFAKQHQLDWVEDESNQDLHFDRNFIRHKIAPVLLKRWPELPVAIQRSTELCAEQEALLDELLAQQLDRAQLPDGSLSVPVLLSLSEAVCRRVLRMWLARYDLQMPSRVQLMTLYHQVILAKEDADPRLHLGNSVIRRFSGRLYCLPAVTDVTEWQHKITFNQPVELPDDLGLITLRECDQGSLSREKLAGVSLTIGFNPQGLSACPVGRCGRTRLKKLFQEYKVPVWQRRRMPILMAGEQVVAIAQLFVDRDFTGTGCDLIWKADRI, encoded by the coding sequence ATGACCTCTGTTGAACAACATTTTTACCGGGTTTTGATGCATCACAGTCAAGCCCAGTCCCGTTTTATACTGGCTTTCAGTGGTGGCATTGATTCCAGAGTGATGCTGCACCTGCTCTCCGGGTTTATCAGGGAAACAGGCCGGGAAGTGCTTGCGGTCCATATTAACCACGGTTTGAGTCCTGATGCTGATTTGTGGGCTGAACGATGTCGTCAGTGGTGTCAGGATGAAGATATTGCATTTCAGCTACATCCGGTATCGCTGGATAAAAAGAGTAAAGGTGGTCTCGAATCGATAGCCCGTCAGGCCCGGTATGAGGCACTGCAGCACTATGTTGGGGCAAATGATTTGTTACTGACAGGGCAGCATAGTCATGATCAACTGGAAACTTTTTTACTGGCATTAAAACGGGGAAGCGGGCCCAAAGGGTTGTCGTCCATGGGCGAAGTCTCCGGGTTCGGTGCAGGAAAACTTGTCCGGCCATTGCTGAAAATATCCAGAACTGAAATAGAATCATTTGCAAAGCAGCATCAGTTAGACTGGGTTGAAGATGAAAGCAATCAGGATTTGCACTTTGACCGGAATTTTATCCGGCATAAAATTGCACCTGTTTTGTTAAAACGCTGGCCTGAATTGCCCGTGGCAATTCAGCGAAGTACAGAATTGTGTGCAGAGCAGGAAGCGTTACTGGATGAATTATTGGCGCAGCAACTGGATCGTGCCCAGCTTCCTGATGGGAGTTTATCTGTCCCTGTATTGCTCTCATTAAGTGAAGCCGTATGCAGGCGGGTCTTAAGAATGTGGCTGGCGCGTTATGATCTGCAAATGCCTTCCCGGGTTCAACTCATGACGCTTTATCATCAGGTGATATTGGCTAAGGAAGATGCCGATCCCCGGTTACATTTAGGCAATTCTGTTATTCGTCGTTTTTCCGGTCGGTTATATTGTTTGCCTGCAGTCACCGATGTGACGGAATGGCAGCATAAAATTACATTTAATCAACCGGTTGAGCTCCCTGATGATCTGGGATTGATCACGCTCAGGGAGTGTGATCAAGGCTCGCTGAGCAGGGAAAAGCTGGCAGGGGTTTCTCTGACTATTGGTTTTAACCCGCAGGGGTTATCAGCCTGTCCGGTTGGGCGATGTGGAAGAACCCGGTTAAAAAAACTGTTTCAGGAATACAAGGTGCCTGTCTGGCAACGAAGACGAATGCCAATTTTGATGGCAGGAGAACAGGTTGTTGCCATTGCTCAGCTGTTTGTTGACAGAGATTTTACCGGGACCGGTTGTGATTTAATCTGGAAAGCAGATAGGATATGA
- the accA gene encoding acetyl-CoA carboxylase carboxyl transferase subunit alpha, producing the protein MSPNFLEFEKPIVELEAKIEALRDVSRHGNSSVDLDKEIEQLEKKSLELKKKIFSDLGAWQVAQLARHPQRPYTLDYIQHIFTDFDELAGDRAFADDKAIVAGIARLDDRPVMVIGHQKGRETRDKVIRNFGMPKPEGYRKALRLMEMAERFNMPIITFIDTAGAYPGVGAEERGQSEAIAKNLKVMSGLKVPVICNVIGEGGSGGALAIGVGDFVNMLQYSTYSVISPEGCASILWRDSNKAPQAAEAMGLTAPRLKELELIDEVIEEPLGGAHRQPEEMSRNIKETLLKQLADIENMDADSLLDRRYHRLMNYGYC; encoded by the coding sequence ATGAGCCCGAACTTTCTAGAATTTGAAAAGCCTATAGTCGAACTTGAAGCCAAAATTGAAGCGTTGCGTGATGTTTCCCGTCACGGTAATTCTTCTGTTGATTTGGACAAAGAAATCGAACAACTGGAAAAGAAAAGCCTTGAGCTGAAAAAGAAAATTTTCAGTGATCTTGGTGCATGGCAGGTCGCTCAGCTGGCCCGCCATCCTCAACGCCCATACACACTGGATTATATTCAGCATATATTCACTGATTTTGATGAATTAGCTGGTGACCGTGCTTTTGCTGATGATAAAGCGATTGTGGCAGGGATTGCCCGCTTAGACGATCGCCCTGTGATGGTGATCGGTCACCAGAAAGGACGAGAAACAAGAGATAAGGTGATTCGGAATTTTGGCATGCCTAAGCCAGAAGGATACCGGAAAGCATTACGTCTGATGGAGATGGCTGAGCGCTTTAATATGCCGATCATTACATTTATTGATACCGCCGGAGCATATCCGGGGGTTGGCGCAGAAGAAAGAGGACAATCAGAGGCGATTGCAAAAAACCTCAAGGTGATGTCGGGTTTAAAAGTTCCGGTGATTTGTAATGTTATCGGTGAAGGTGGCTCCGGTGGTGCACTGGCGATTGGTGTTGGTGATTTTGTGAATATGCTTCAGTATTCTACTTACTCCGTCATTTCCCCTGAAGGTTGTGCATCCATTCTCTGGCGTGACTCAAATAAAGCGCCTCAGGCTGCAGAAGCAATGGGATTGACTGCACCTCGTCTGAAAGAGCTGGAACTCATTGATGAAGTGATCGAAGAACCGTTAGGTGGCGCCCATCGTCAACCTGAAGAAATGTCCCGTAATATTAAAGAGACTTTGCTGAAACAGCTGGCTGATATTGAGAATATGGATGCTGATTCATTATTGGATCGTCGTTACCATCGTTTAATGAATTATGGATATTGTTGA